A window of Citrus sinensis cultivar Valencia sweet orange chromosome 7, DVS_A1.0, whole genome shotgun sequence contains these coding sequences:
- the LOC102615671 gene encoding ultraviolet-B receptor UVR8 isoform X5: MLGRSLTAMTKYHLKQDIKLGSKLGICKRWISSTLQRRFAALWGNGDYGRLGLGSLESRWRPVVCSAFEKHSLKALACGGAHTLFLTETGCIYATGLNDFGQLGISENIGYSLEPLRISGLKKEVVQISTGYHHSSAITVDGELYMWGKNSNGQLGLGKKAAKVIPIPTKVECLSGIFTKQAALGFEHSVAVTGGGKVLSWGAGGSGRLGHGQESSILGFLRSTSEYTPRLIKELEGVKVKIAAAGFLHSACIDENGRVYIFGDRAVDKMLFQEGNHARRPSLISKLPYSEEVVCGGYHTCVLTSGGELYTWGSNENGCLGIGSIDVLHSPERVQGPFSESPVDQICTSIVLVCSTMMLTSLHESYTITLLNFTIQVSCGWKHTAAISEGKILTWGWGGSHGTFSEDGHSSGGQLVSSKVECV, encoded by the exons ATGTTGGGTAGAAGTTTGACTGCAATGACAAAATACCATCTTAAACAAGATATAAAGTTAGGATCAAAATTAGGGATATGCAAAAGATGGATATCAAGCACACTGCAAAGGAGATTTGCAGCTTTGTGGGGAAATGGAGACTATGGAAGGTTAGGTTTGGGGAGCTTGGAGTCTCGGTGGAGGCCTGTCGTGTGTTCTGCCTTTGAGAAACACAGCCTCAAAGCCCTTGCTTGTGGTGGAGCCCATACCTTGTTCTTAACAg AAACTGGCTGCATTTATGCTACTGGTCTTAATGATTTTGGACAGCTCGGCATATCAGAAAATATTGGTTACTCTTTG gAGCCACTTAGGATTTCCGGACTCAAGAAAGAAGTTGTGCAAATCTCAACTGGTTACCATCACTCTTCTGCCATTACAG tgGATGGGGAGCTCTACATGTGGGGAAAGAACTCAAATGGACAGCTTGGCCTTGGAAAAA AGGCAGCAAAAGTAATTCCGATACCAACTAAAGTAGAATGCTTGAGTGGAATCTTTACCAAACAGGCGGCTTTGGGCTTTGAGCACTCAGTTGCTGTTACTG GTGGGGGAAAGGTCTTAAGTTGGGGGGCAGGAGGATCTGGAAGACTTGGTCATGGCCAAGAATCAAGCATTTTAGGGTTCTTAAGAAGCACCAG TGAATACACACCGAGACTCATAAAGGAACTAGAGGGGGTTAAg GTTAAAATTGCAGCTGCTGGATTTTTGCATTCAGCATGCATTGATG AAAATGGCCGTGTCTATATATTTGGCGATAGAGCAGTGGATAAGATG CTCTTTCAAGAGGGAAATCATGCGAGAAGGCCATCCCTGATTAGTAAACTTCCTTACTCAGAAGAAGTTGTATGTGGTGGCTATCACACATGTGTTTTGacaa GTGGAGGGGAACTATACACATGGGGCTCCAATGAGAATGGCTGCCTCGGTATTGG TTCTATAGATGTCTTGCATTCACCTGAAAGAGTTCAAGGTCCATTTTCAGAATCCCCCGTTGACCAg ATATGCACGAGCATTGTACTGGTATGTAGCACTATGATGCTGACATCCTTGCATGAATCATACACTATcactttattgaattttactaTACAGGTATCTTGTGGTTGGAAGCACACAGCAGCTATATCAG aAGGCAAGATCCTCACCTGGGGCTGGGGTGGTTCTCATGGAACATTCTCAGAAGATGGACATTCCTCTGGTGGACAATTG GTGAGTTCGAAAGTGGAATGCGTATGA
- the LOC102615671 gene encoding ultraviolet-B receptor UVR8 isoform X8, protein MLGRSLTAMTKYHLKQDIKLGSKLGICKRWISSTLQRRFAALWGNGDYGRLGLGSLESRWRPVVCSAFEKHSLKALACGGAHTLFLTETGCIYATGLNDFGQLGISENIGYSLEPLRISGLKKEVVQISTGYHHSSAITVDGELYMWGKNSNGQLGLGKKAAKVIPIPTKVECLSGIFTKQAALGFEHSVAVTGGGKVLSWGAGGSGRLGHGQESSILGFLRSTSEYTPRLIKELEGVKVKIAAAGFLHSACIDENGRVYIFGDRAVDKMLFQEGNHARRPSLISKLPYSEEVVCGGYHTCVLTSGGELYTWGSNENGCLGIGSIDVLHSPERVQGPFSESPVDQVSCGWKHTAAISEGKILTWGWGGSHGTFSEDGHSSGGQLVSSKVECV, encoded by the exons ATGTTGGGTAGAAGTTTGACTGCAATGACAAAATACCATCTTAAACAAGATATAAAGTTAGGATCAAAATTAGGGATATGCAAAAGATGGATATCAAGCACACTGCAAAGGAGATTTGCAGCTTTGTGGGGAAATGGAGACTATGGAAGGTTAGGTTTGGGGAGCTTGGAGTCTCGGTGGAGGCCTGTCGTGTGTTCTGCCTTTGAGAAACACAGCCTCAAAGCCCTTGCTTGTGGTGGAGCCCATACCTTGTTCTTAACAg AAACTGGCTGCATTTATGCTACTGGTCTTAATGATTTTGGACAGCTCGGCATATCAGAAAATATTGGTTACTCTTTG gAGCCACTTAGGATTTCCGGACTCAAGAAAGAAGTTGTGCAAATCTCAACTGGTTACCATCACTCTTCTGCCATTACAG tgGATGGGGAGCTCTACATGTGGGGAAAGAACTCAAATGGACAGCTTGGCCTTGGAAAAA AGGCAGCAAAAGTAATTCCGATACCAACTAAAGTAGAATGCTTGAGTGGAATCTTTACCAAACAGGCGGCTTTGGGCTTTGAGCACTCAGTTGCTGTTACTG GTGGGGGAAAGGTCTTAAGTTGGGGGGCAGGAGGATCTGGAAGACTTGGTCATGGCCAAGAATCAAGCATTTTAGGGTTCTTAAGAAGCACCAG TGAATACACACCGAGACTCATAAAGGAACTAGAGGGGGTTAAg GTTAAAATTGCAGCTGCTGGATTTTTGCATTCAGCATGCATTGATG AAAATGGCCGTGTCTATATATTTGGCGATAGAGCAGTGGATAAGATG CTCTTTCAAGAGGGAAATCATGCGAGAAGGCCATCCCTGATTAGTAAACTTCCTTACTCAGAAGAAGTTGTATGTGGTGGCTATCACACATGTGTTTTGacaa GTGGAGGGGAACTATACACATGGGGCTCCAATGAGAATGGCTGCCTCGGTATTGG TTCTATAGATGTCTTGCATTCACCTGAAAGAGTTCAAGGTCCATTTTCAGAATCCCCCGTTGACCAg GTATCTTGTGGTTGGAAGCACACAGCAGCTATATCAG aAGGCAAGATCCTCACCTGGGGCTGGGGTGGTTCTCATGGAACATTCTCAGAAGATGGACATTCCTCTGGTGGACAATTG GTGAGTTCGAAAGTGGAATGCGTATGA
- the LOC102615671 gene encoding ultraviolet-B receptor UVR8 isoform X4 gives MLGRSLTAMTKYHLKQDIKLGSKLGICKRWISSTLQRRFAALWGNGDYGRLGLGSLESRWRPVVCSAFEKHSLKALACGGAHTLFLTETGCIYATGLNDFGQLGISENIGYSLEPLRISGLKKEVVQISTGYHHSSAITVDGELYMWGKNSNGQLGLGKKAAKVIPIPTKVECLSGIFTKQAALGFEHSVAVTGGGKVLSWGAGGSGRLGHGQESSILGFLRSTSEYTPRLIKELEGVKVKIAAAGFLHSACIDENGRVYIFGDRAVDKMLFQEGNHARRPSLISKLPYSEEVVCGGYHTCVLTSGGELYTWGSNENGCLGIGSIDVLHSPERVQGPFSESPVDQVSCGWKHTAAISEGKILTWGWGGSHGTFSEDGHSSGGQLGHGNDVDYIHPTIVNFGENVKALQVSCGFNHTGALLEYV, from the exons ATGTTGGGTAGAAGTTTGACTGCAATGACAAAATACCATCTTAAACAAGATATAAAGTTAGGATCAAAATTAGGGATATGCAAAAGATGGATATCAAGCACACTGCAAAGGAGATTTGCAGCTTTGTGGGGAAATGGAGACTATGGAAGGTTAGGTTTGGGGAGCTTGGAGTCTCGGTGGAGGCCTGTCGTGTGTTCTGCCTTTGAGAAACACAGCCTCAAAGCCCTTGCTTGTGGTGGAGCCCATACCTTGTTCTTAACAg AAACTGGCTGCATTTATGCTACTGGTCTTAATGATTTTGGACAGCTCGGCATATCAGAAAATATTGGTTACTCTTTG gAGCCACTTAGGATTTCCGGACTCAAGAAAGAAGTTGTGCAAATCTCAACTGGTTACCATCACTCTTCTGCCATTACAG tgGATGGGGAGCTCTACATGTGGGGAAAGAACTCAAATGGACAGCTTGGCCTTGGAAAAA AGGCAGCAAAAGTAATTCCGATACCAACTAAAGTAGAATGCTTGAGTGGAATCTTTACCAAACAGGCGGCTTTGGGCTTTGAGCACTCAGTTGCTGTTACTG GTGGGGGAAAGGTCTTAAGTTGGGGGGCAGGAGGATCTGGAAGACTTGGTCATGGCCAAGAATCAAGCATTTTAGGGTTCTTAAGAAGCACCAG TGAATACACACCGAGACTCATAAAGGAACTAGAGGGGGTTAAg GTTAAAATTGCAGCTGCTGGATTTTTGCATTCAGCATGCATTGATG AAAATGGCCGTGTCTATATATTTGGCGATAGAGCAGTGGATAAGATG CTCTTTCAAGAGGGAAATCATGCGAGAAGGCCATCCCTGATTAGTAAACTTCCTTACTCAGAAGAAGTTGTATGTGGTGGCTATCACACATGTGTTTTGacaa GTGGAGGGGAACTATACACATGGGGCTCCAATGAGAATGGCTGCCTCGGTATTGG TTCTATAGATGTCTTGCATTCACCTGAAAGAGTTCAAGGTCCATTTTCAGAATCCCCCGTTGACCAg GTATCTTGTGGTTGGAAGCACACAGCAGCTATATCAG aAGGCAAGATCCTCACCTGGGGCTGGGGTGGTTCTCATGGAACATTCTCAGAAGATGGACATTCCTCTGGTGGACAATTG